AGACAACACTTATTTTAGAACAACTCAGCATTTTGCtcaatgtacttttttttttgtctatctATGTCTATTAACCTATCCCACCGAGCATTGAACATCTATTTTAAAGTACCAACTAGAGAATTCAATAACTGTTGTGAAACGGTATGCAAGTacacatctttttatttaaagtaacaACAGTTGTCAAGCTCCAAGTGATGCAAATATGATGAACACAAACCaacaaatacacaaaagcaACTTTGAATATATGAGCTAAAGACTTGAGCTGAGAAAGTTTTAAGGCACGTGAAAATACAGATGAGTGTTTTGCCTGCCTGATAATGAActtcttccagaaaaataaagaccGAAGACGACAAATTATATTAGAGTATTTGCAGTCGTCGTAAGGGTAATGTTATTGTTTGAGTGTCCTCTGCTGGACAGTGCATGGATTAGCAATAAAGCCAGCAGTATGTGTTGGATGGATTTTACTTATGAAACATCACTACAAAATTCAGAACATTTCCTATGTTTCATAGTCACTTAACTACAAAAATTAGTTTCTAATAAAATGCTACActctgagatttttaaaaacaattatttcctttatgGCAATCTATTTGTAGTTTCAAGTAGGCATGAAATTTTCAGCTGAACTAAGATAAAATGATTCttggaaaaatactgcttttgtcAATTTTGCAATGGAAAATTGTTGCAATGATGCGTTTAGATAAGGTGGAAGTGTTTCGCTTGAAGGCTTTGGTGTTACTGTAAATTCTGATTGAATTTGATGAAATTAGAAAGCTGCTGTTAGCCTTGAGCTTGTCATTCCCATTGGCAGTCTACTGCATGGATCTGCGTACAGGATCAGCATCACATTTTGTGGGCCTTTGGCACGTGGCTGTTCTGCCAACAGTCATCTTTGACCCCTTTAAAAATTGCAGACTGGCTCTATCAGAAATGCCAAGGGAGGCTTTCCTTTATCTGTTGAGAATTTGGTTCAGTTCATGTAACTTGTTCTGTCTGTTATTGGTAACCCAGTACATGTAAGGCACTTCCATACTTATATATTAGTTTTTCTTGCTATTGATCACAGGTTTGTTATTAGTTTTACTTTCTGCACagtgttattatttattatttagttGTTAATAACATTGTGAAAGTTGTTTCTAAAAGAAGCTGTCCTGATTCATGTCACACTCGTCTAAATGGCTTTCTAAATACATGATTCATTCTCTGCATCAGAAAAACCTGGCAAACGTTCTTTGATCTTGCAATTATCTTCTTTACTCATAGGAgcatcttctcttccttcattCTCTGTAGGCCTGGAGTTCttattttgaaagtgtttctttatcaatatataaaaaatgatTGCAATAAAGTAGGTAGGACCTCTTAACACTGCTGATAAACCAAGGTAGACATACCTGTGGGATAGAGCATAGAAGATAGTGCTGGGAATTAAAGTTTTCAAagacactgaagaaaattactttaacGGCTTTTAATGATCACATATATACCAAAAAAGTTTACgggaaaacattaaaacattctTTGTGAATGGTAACACAAACCGGACATTTTTACTTGCAAAAACTTCTGTTGAAGATTTGATAATATTCTTTTGCTTATGAATATAGTTGCAAAGCAAAACTTCCATcatcttccttttgtttctgaagattTTTGGATCACTTTAAGGCCTTAAACTTTTTAGGGCTAGAAATATATTGAAATCGCCAAAGTGGGctattgtatgtaaaaataaaaaacacagcagaagtgGCCAAGGTGTGGGTGAGACTGAGAAAAATCTCTGGGATATTCTTCCTGGAGATCGATAGTGTTTGTGTTTAACCAATACCTTCAGCTGCTCAGtatgattttctttcatttatttttctctgaaatgtgaCCAATGCAAAAAGTTAACATTCTTGCCAGCATGAACAAACTACCTGCAAATAAGGCAAATTTGGGTAACTCTCCTATGATGGTAAATCATACAATCCCAGGTCTTTTAAATTGACTCAAATGATATCAAAAAGGTGTAATTCATTCCAGAAATCTCTGTCATTGATATTAAATGATTTTTGCACCATATAAAAACTGACTAAAAAACTAGAATTTAAGATTTGATCTTAAGATTTCTCAATTTCAGGAATTCTGGACTGACCTGAATCTGAGTCCAGAGTTAGTATCTGACCATAATTTTTGATCAGTGGCCTCACACACTACAgtataacaggaaaaaagcatgTCTGTCTGTAAAGAGGAAATGCATGAGGCTTTTCGTGCCCTAATTTGCCTTACCTGTATGCATCGGAGTCGTATAGCCTGCAAGCCCCTCGCTGCCCACAGCTTGTGCTTCCCCATTTCAAGCATGTCTTGTCGATCAGTGCACCGAAATAAACCGGTGCTGGAATCCCAGctgcaagaaaacaagcaaaaatgtcACAAGTTATTACGGGAAAAGACATCTTTTTAGACATCAGCTTTATACTTTCTAGAGTGCCAAGTTACATGCTGCAATAGTGGCAACAGGTGGATTGGAGTGTGGggagtttttcctttcctttatcaGAGTAACTGTAAGCTGTGACATCCTCTCTGTGTCATGGGGATCATCAGTCCCCAGGAAATGTGGTCTGATGGGTTTGGCCAGGCTTGTAGTCATGAACATTAGTTTCTCAAGCACAGCTCTGAGAGCCAGCACTGGCTTCTAGTGCATGCTAAGCTCCTGCAAGGGAGAGCTGGACTGGCTGTGCACTTGGAGCACTGCAGGGATGTATAGTTCCCTCTTCTATGCATAGCCTAAATTATCCACCCTGGCTGATAGTCCCTTCTGCCTGAATGAGGGTAAAGCAACTAAAATCCTTAGTGTGACTCAGCCAGATATGATCTTATGCTTTACTGCAAAACGTGGCAGACATGGGACAAAATCCTTAAGCAATGGTGAGTATTAACTTCAGAGGAGTCCAGGTTTCAGGACCATGTTTCacattagctttttttcctacaggaGCATCCTACATTCTTATATAGGAAatcatttattttgtaaaaacagaTATACTCTCAACCTGTTCTCCCCCAGGGCTCTTGTGAGAGTCTGAAATCAGTAACTAATCTATAAACGCCTGTGTATTATGATCATCAGTGTTGTAGTCAGGGTATGATGGGACAAATGCTCATTTTAGAGATTCCGTAGAGAAGGAAGATGGGAGCATATCACATTTGATCTCCGAGTCACTGAAGACAAATGCCAGCTTTTTTGAATTATTGACAGTGGCTCTACACCTTCTTGAAATGGAAGGAGCATGCTGGCTCGATGTGCTGAAGCAGAAGCCTATAGAAACGGGGCAATTCTTTTTTcataatgctgcttttttttttttttatttcccatggCTGAAAACACTCCAAGAATCTCATTGCTTTTCCTGAGAGCTGGGGGAGAAATTCTGCTCCTCCATTGTGTCATGAGAAAAGTAGAAGAGGAGAAAGTGTGGATGCACTTTCCTATCTCAAAATGTCCCATCATAATCCTGAGTAGAGACTACAGCCCTGATTGTGGACATTTTAAAGTGGCTGTTGATTTTTTAGGCTTCATAGCAAACCCATGTGGCTTGTCTCTTCACACACATTTCactacatttctgaaatgcacaTATTCCTATTCCATtgacaaagagaacaaaaggaaacagagaGGTGTTTTCTTGCCTGCCTAGGCATCTTAGCAACCATCTCATTAGCAACTctcaaataaaacaggaaaaaaaaaaggcattgcagTATGCTTAAAGGGAATTGAAATCTAAGCTGTCATCTACCAGGAAAGTGAAATTTCAACATGGAGAAAACACTCTGCTATGAGCAGAGTTGTATCAGTGTTGAATGAAGTCCTACTAGAGCACTTCTTTTCGATCTTACTTGCAGCTTTGTGTGTCAGTGATCCATTGGTTGAATCATAAGTTTGAAACCTTATAGTGTTGTTTAGAAATTCAAGATAATACTCTAATTTTGCTTGGAAACTCTTCCCATTTTGAAACACCATGCTCCCAAACCGCAACAACATTTAATCAGCAGGTCAAAGATATTCAGAATTGTGTTAGCTGGCTTCCCAATAAACTCTTGACTGAATATTAgaccttcaggaaaaaaaaacaggatctTCAGGAACAGTCTGGGATCTAACAGCTATTTCAAGGATATATCTGGTTTACAAATGGCAGTTGCATTGGTGTCATTTAAAGCCATACGAGCAAGCACCTCAGTCAGAATGATTCTCTTACCTAGTACTCTCATAATGAGTGTGTATAGACCAACTGCAAGAGATTTCAACTCTGGCTGAACGCATCTGAAAGAAAGAGGGATAAGTGTGAAGTATTTTCCTATCTAGTGCTTAGACATGCCCATTAAACTGTCATTAGTTACCCTGAATTTAGTACTCAATGACAGAAAGCCAAGTTTTGGAAGGAGAGTGCTTCCTACGTCTGCTGAAAATACATTAAGTGCTATGAAAACGGTGACTTAATCTATTGTTTTCCATCACGTAGCTTCTGGGAAGTCCATTGACTAAACATAATCAAAGAAGTGAAATTTTAAGGTCATAATCACCGTCTATCCTACTCATATTGAAATGGGCTCTCCAGCTGCCTTAACTTGCTGGCATACATTTTCCTCAGTTGATGGGATATACCTTACTCACTTGATGGAAAATATTATATTGCCCTAAGACAAAAATGTTGCAAGTAGCTGCATTAGTGCAGCTCTTTCTATTCTCAAATGCCATTCCTTTGTACAACACCACATCTTGAACCACACAAAGCCATCTGGCAATATGCCCATCTGTTTCATGGGGAACCACACTTCAAGCATCAGAAATGGGCACTGATCTTGAATCTATTATATATCCAGCCTCTGCCATCTCCTCACAGATATTAACATGGTCAATGCTCAGAAAGATGTCTCACAGAGatgaggaaaggaagggagttagcattctgttttccatgttcATTTAGGATGACGTAATGCCCTTAGGACTACCATTAAATTTGCCACTAATGATATTTTCTACTGAGTGAGCTTTCTCTTCAGGTTACTGAAAAGTATGTGCTAATTTGTATACGTGGTTCCAAATCACATCCTGGTACGCCTGCACCTATGTACCTCGACAGACATGAGCATAGAAGCCTTAGACTGACCCTCAGATGTCCTGAATTTCTGGACATCTGATAAGCACAATCTGTTGGGGCAGACCCACATCCAGAAATCCTGACAAATGCAtagcattttcaaaattcataCAGCCAGAATATCCAAGCAGAGAAAGAGGATGTATTCTGGAAAACCTGGGCATAGGTTGGGTCTTTTTGGGTTTTTAGGTTTTGGACATTTTCGCTTGGgtgggcttttgtttgtttgtgggatTTTggttaggttttgtttttattttttcctgtttgtttgtttttgttccttttgctttgtcttttgttAAAGGGTGTGTATGAAGGACACTgccctaaaaatattttcccttatATTCCAGTGCCTTTGTAGGTAAAAAATCAGGAATACTGAGAAGGGCGCTTGGAACAGACACTTCTCAGGGAAGCAACATACTGTAGATCAGTTGATGAGTAACTTATTGTGGATCAGCTGTAATTTGCTAATAGCAGAAATAGCTGCTTTGCCCTGTAGCcgtaggggggttggaactagatgatctttaaggtcccttccaacccaaaccgttctgtgattctgttctgtgattctctgtgatATGACAGGCATAAGAGAAACCATTTTGCAGTAGTTGGAAGCAACACACTAGAACAAACTTACAGACAGCAGCAAGGTAAGTTTTGATGCTAACAGCTACAAACAAATGGTAAATGACAAAACTCATTAAAGAAAGCATGTTATACTGCAAGAGAGTATTTTTTCctaagggaaagagagaaacctAAACATAATTTTGATCCTCTCATTGGAAAGTCTCAACCTTTGGTACACAGTTAGTTTTACTTACCTAAACATAATCATGTATGCTGGGGTGCCTCCCAATGCATAACAAAAGCCACTTACGACTTGTATTACTGTATAATAAATAAACTTCATTGAACAATCTTCACTTTTTGGACATTGCCCCAAAGTGGCAGAGTTATTTCCTGTCCATGAACTGCTGGCTTCAAGACAGCTGCAGTTATGGAAGACCTGGAAGACACAAAGCAGATTGGCAGGACACTGCTCATGCAATGGGTAATCTTTTCTTCAGACACAGGCAGAGCCTGATGCCTTCCTAAGCATCCCGTTCCTATCTTATTTGCCTTTCTTGAGGCAATGGGCAGTagcttcttcttttctttcctacaaACAGTGCTCAGAGTTGGAAGGGATGTTCCGTGCCAGCATGTTGTTGCCAGTGGACATAGCAACCCTTTTTGGAAGATGTTTGGAGTACCTGCAGGTCCTCTGAGGCTAGCCTCAGCCTTTGTGTCCCTGGAGGGCAGTCGAAGGGGAAAAGCAAGGCGCAAGGAGCTGTGCCTTTTGCTGCTAGGTGACACCACCTGTCAGCTGACTTGTCTCTGTGAAAAGCACCCAGATCACAGGTCCCTCTCTGCTAACGCTGATCCACCAGAGGCATCTCACAGCTGTAAGCAACAGCTACCTGTCAAAACACAGTTCATGCAGAGCCCTTGAGATCAGCAGTAGGTGTACTGATAGCTTAGGAGCAATAGCTTTTAACAAGGGCTTTAGGGGCTTGAGGATATGCTGAGGTAAGGGGAACTGTGAGCCACAAACTTTAACCTCTACAGGGACAGAGGTAGTAGTCCCACACAAGGTAGTACCTCCCACACAAGTGGGAGGTAGTAGTCCCACTGTCACGGAAGCTGTTGAGCCCTTCTCCCCTGCCTCCCAACTTAAGATTTTAAGCAAAGAATGTCTTTTGGGGAAGATTACTGtagacagcagaaagaaaacagcccaaaagaaaaacctgctgGAGAGAAAACTGTCTGAGTGCAAGAGAGAGCTTCAGACTATATATCTTCTGGAGTGATCATCTGGTGTCAGAAAACATGGGAATGACACCATCCGATGAAGACTTATATCCATGGACTGGAGCTGCTACATTATCTCCAGCACTCTGTGCTGAGCAGAAATCAATCAATCAGCCAGAAAAATAAGCAGTATCCTGCTTATATCCCAGAGtttcacacagagaaaacaagctgCCTCCCCTCAAATCGTTCTTCACACTTACACATTAATGATCAGTATCAGGGAAGATACCACACTGTTTTAGCATACTTCAACTTTTGGTTAAAACCTCAGGGCAGTCAAAATGAGGTTTATGAAAGGTAAGTATGGACAACCTTCAGACAACATGTAACCACTTTGATTTTATTGTTTCCCCCTCTTGTGTTCAATCtacaaaatatgaaaactaAGATCTACAACAAGGAGCTAGGTCTTTTTGTATAATGTACAGGAACTCAGAGAAATCTCTATatcttctgtgctgtttgtaGCCAGGGATCATACTTTACTGACTAGTCCCCATAACTTTGGTTTTCCGTAAATGCATTATACCACTAAATTGCTGATGTTACATGGAAAATAAGATAGTAGAAAACTTCAGAAACTGAAGCAGGGTCTTACTGTATTCTTTCCATGTCCCACCGAAGTCGTGCACCCAGCTAGACACGCTGAAACGTATGTGAGTCCGTTGTCTCCACATACAGGATCCCACACGTTGGAGGCACATTTGCAGTTAGAGTTGCACTCAGAAAATACGGTGTTTTCATGGTATGGAAAGGGTTTGCTTGGAAGTTAAGTTCAGACAGGTGTAAGAGtgtaaaaaatttttaattcagtgctGAGGTAAGTGTAGTCCCTTCTGTGTGACAGTGTTGCTGTCCTGAAACCCACCTCATATGCCCAGGACATATGAGTTCATACAGTATTGATCTGTTTGGTTGAGATTCCATCCTACTTGCACTGATACTAAAATGATTACTAGattataaagtatttttaaaacaaataaaaatgttgctaCTGATTTTAGCTGGCAGGTgtagacagaaaagaaaggctttgAGAGGTCAGCTAGAACACCCCCTAATTGAGCATAGAGCTAGCAACAGTTAACACAGTCTTATCAAGTACATCTTTAGCTGTTGGTAAAAATGCACCAATGATAGAAACTAGATTTCCTGGTCTCCACAGTAAAAAATACTCCTTTCTTAAAGCCTCTTCTAACTCTTCCTAGAGGATACAGGGAGTGCAGTATTCGCTTTTACTTTCAGACATCCTTCAGATATCAAGATCTGTAACAAAAAGGGATGCCTTCCCTAATCTTCCCCTTTCTGGGTTAATTAAGCTTATGTACTTGCCATCTCTTTCATCTCAGTACTTACTAAGCATATTGCCTGGTCCACCATTTGCATTCTTAGTGAAAACATTGCAGAGTGCAGGACAAGCAACAATTATTCCCCAGGTTGCAACAAATATTAGAATCCTTGGCATCCTGCCTACCCTGTTCCATATTTTCATCTGTGAACCAGTATGGCTTGATAAATGAACTGTAGTGACAAATTATTGAACTGTGTGTAAGTCTTCAGTGAGATGTAGACAGGTTCACACTAGCCATGAGTTACTCGGAGTAGGGTGGACATGAGGAGGTGACAACCCATACACTAGTGTGTTACTGGGCCCCTTGGACAGCCAGATCCCCTGTACTGGTATCTTCACTCACtccaagaaaaaataacagcCTGTAAATTTTAAACCCTGGTTATCTCCTGGGGGGAGGGAGCATCTTCAGTAGGAGTAAAAGCTTCGTTTTGGTTTACAGCAGTCTGAGAGTCCAGCATGTTGCAGTCTTTCCACCTCTGTGCAGGATATGCTGCCTATGCTCTCTGTTACATATGCTTCACCCTTTTACTGAATACACATTGTTAGAAAATTGCTTCTGGTGTAGAGGTAGCACTGTGTGAAACAGCAATACCACCGCACACACAGACAACCAACCTACATTGGTAATGATGCAATTTTGCTGATGTATTTCTAATCTTTAACCAGTGTGGTACTTTGGCAGGTCACACTCTGCTGACCAACAAAACTATCACAATGACACATGGTAGTGTTCACTTTCTCTTAAGCATTGCAAAAGCATATTCCTCTTTTAGCCTTGATGTCATAGTACAATTTTTGAACTGTTGCTACCATGGAGAAAAACATGCTCCTCTTCATTTTATACTCACCCTTCATAGGACACTGTAATTCCTGCTACCACATGGTTCTCACAGCCAACAAAAAAGTGCAAGAGAGTGATGATGTAGGCAAAAAATGACATGCCAAATGCAAACTTGGTTGCTCCAATGATGCTCATTTTGTACTTTTTCATTATGAGCCCTCCTAGGAAAATCCCAATACTTACAGGAGGTAAGGATGTCAATGCTGAAAGAGATTATAGAAGgggaatgttaaaaaaaaagtcataatgGGCTTAAGAGACAAAGTCTATCCTCAGGTTGATGTGCCTGGCAGCTTTATGTTCTATTATGATGAGTCTAGGTGGCTTTGTGCTCAGCCTAATCCCTGGGTTGCATATGCTATTTTTGAAATGCCTGACCCTCAAAACTCCTTCCATTACAAGCCGCTTGTCAGATATTGCAGCAATTAAAACTCCCACACCACATTCACTGCATATTTGGCGTGCCCTTGCTATAATATAactaatataatataataatttattctGGTCCCACAGGCACCAAAACTGTAGTTTGTATGCTGCctttatataataataataataaagttcAGGAGAGACCGTCGTTTACACCAGCCTGTTCTGCAAGTAATTCAGTCCCAGAAAACGCATGCCAGAACTTATCCCCATGCACTGCTTATAGCATGAGCAGTCATCGCACAGTGTAACTCACCTATTAGAAAGTTAGATTTAGCTGTAGATTGTCCATACTGCTGTTCCATGTACTTTGGTTTGTAAGTCAAGAAACCAATAAAGCTACTGAACTGTAACAGTGAGCAACACAAAAATGTAAAGTACATTCGATTACTCAATACTTTTTTCAGGGAGGTATAGAAATCTGAAAGAAAGGGATATATGAATTGGCTTTGAAAGATGCATGGCATAATCACTGGTGAGTAAATTACAAAACTGAGGGCAAAATCCTTCTCTCAGCTGTTGTATTGATCTTCAATTGCATACAagcatctgaaagcaaaatcagGTTCTTGAAAAACACCAGAGTTTGACATACAGGAAGAGAATCCTAAAAGAAGATAGAAGTATGCGTTAAGGCCTGGGTGCTCTAGTGAGATCTGCACATGAAGACTAAAGGGCTCCACACAGCAGACTTCTTTCAGCTTACACAAATATTATCACAAATTCAAGGCTGAGAGCTGCCTTTGTGGAGATGCCCAATGTCTTCCACTGGGATCTGAACAAAGACAGGGGAATTTGGCTAATGATGCAAAGTCATCTCTTCCCATCACCTTTCCACCCTTTTCTTAGCCTAAGGACTGCACAACCAGAGCTGATACTCAAGCCTGCTGTATTTTCCCCAGGCAGTAATGTGCTTTACAGTCTCCATGAGCTCTATGATGATGAGATGAATAATTTGTCTTTCCATATTGCAAAAGGAGCcttctaatattttctttaggtCCTGATacagaaacaatttttccaCTGTTCAAATTTCTTCCAGCACACAATTTTAGAGGTAGGTGCCACTCAGGCAATGATGTATTGCAGGTGGGTGATGCGTGCAGAACCTCACTGTCTTGAACTAGCTCTCTGACTTCTAATAATCTTTAGCAGGCCTCTCCTTTCTTGGGGATAGTTAACTGGTTTAGAATGAAGTGTAGGGgaggcaaaatattttgcagaactATTACATTCCTGCTGTACATTGTGCCTAttgcttttcatatttatacAACATGTGAAACACTTGCCTTTCAGTATTACTGACCACTTCCTCAGCTTAGGTTTTGCAGGAGTAAGTTTCTTCCTCGTGGCGCCCATGTTTTCCAAGAGAGCATGTGAAGCTTTGTCATTATTGGCTTCCTCTGGCTTTTTCAGACTCTTTGGCAGGAAGCAGAATGGAATAGCAGCTAGGAAACTGGCTACTCCACCTATTAAAAAACCAAGCCACCACGC
Above is a genomic segment from Nyctibius grandis isolate bNycGra1 chromosome 5, bNycGra1.pri, whole genome shotgun sequence containing:
- the LOC137664353 gene encoding solute carrier organic anion transporter family member 1C1-like; translated protein: MTVEIESSNVDDSNQEAEPAQILDDEANKNLPVKKKTSCCTGLKAFLAALSFSYLSKALSGTIMKSSITQIERRFDLTSSTVGFIDGSFEMGNLLVIAFVSYFGAKLHRPKVIAVGCFTMALGSLLTAMPHFFMGYYKYETASHTASSANLTSSINPCSLHQDVNKTLLEVSRSGCEKEPSSYMWIYILLGNLLRGIGETPITPLGISYLDDFAKEEDVPVYVACLHTIAMLGPMFGFLLGSLCAKLYVDIGFVDLGSITITPQDSRWVGAWWLGFLIGGVASFLAAIPFCFLPKSLKKPEEANNDKASHALLENMGATRKKLTPAKPKLRKWSVILKDFYTSLKKVLSNRMYFTFLCCSLLQFSSFIGFLTYKPKYMEQQYGQSTAKSNFLIALTSLPPVSIGIFLGGLIMKKYKMSIIGATKFAFGMSFFAYIITLLHFFVGCENHVVAGITVSYEGKPFPYHENTVFSECNSNCKCASNVWDPVCGDNGLTYVSACLAGCTTSVGHGKNTVFHNCSCLEASSSWTGNNSATLGQCPKSEDCSMKFIYYTVIQVVSGFCYALGGTPAYMIMFRCVQPELKSLAVGLYTLIMRVLAGIPAPVYFGALIDKTCLKWGSTSCGQRGACRLYDSDAYRYVYLGLSAVLRGPTYFIAIIFYILIKKHFQNKNSRPTENEGREDAPMSKEDNCKIKERLPGFSDAENESCI